In Providencia alcalifaciens, the sequence CAATCCTTATTATTATTGATACTTGCCTGAGCAGGTGTAGGGGAAGTCAGGCAGTTTTGTTATTCAGACTCGTTCAATAATCATTGCAATACCTTGACCCACACCGATGCACATGGTGCATAACCCGTAGCGACCTTGCTTGCGGTGCAGTTCATTCATGGCGGAAATCACCAAGCGAGACCCGCTCATACCCAGCGGATGCCCTAAGGAGATAGCCCCACCATTGGGGTTAACCTGTGGGGCGTCATCTGGCAGACCTAAGCCCCGTAGTACAGCCAGTGCTTGAGCGGCAAAAGCTTCATTCAGTTCAATCACATCCATCTGTTCGATAGTCAGCCCTGCCATTTTCAACACTTTTTGAGTGGCAGGCAGAGGGCCGATACCCATTAAACGCGGCTCGACGCCACAGGTGGCAGTGGCAATCACTCGCGCTCGCGGGGTTAACCCTTGCTGCTTGGTAACCGCTTCGGAGGCGATAATCAAAGCAGCGGCGCCATCATTGACCCCTGAAGCATTGCCTGCGGTGACACTGCCATTTTCACGAAACGGTGTTTTCAGTTTTTGCAGCTGTTCGTGCGTGGTTTCAGGGCGTGGGTGTTCATCTTCCGTGACTTGCTGCTGTGTTTTGCGCAATGTCACGGTGACGGGAACAATCTCTTCGGCAAAGATACCTTTAAGGCGAGCCGATTCGGTG encodes:
- the pcaF gene encoding 3-oxoadipyl-CoA thiolase: MNDAYICDGIRTPIGRYGGALSSLRPDDLSAVTLKALMARNPQLDWTLTDDIILGCANQAGEDNRNVARMAGLLSGLPISVSGTTINRLCGSGLDAIALAARSIKAGESGLMIAGGVESMSRAPFVMGKQDSAFSRQAQIFDTTIGWRFINPLMEQQFSTDSMPETAENVAHTYNISREDQDAFALRSQQRTESARLKGIFAEEIVPVTVTLRKTQQQVTEDEHPRPETTHEQLQKLKTPFRENGSVTAGNASGVNDGAAALIIASEAVTKQQGLTPRARVIATATCGVEPRLMGIGPLPATQKVLKMAGLTIEQMDVIELNEAFAAQALAVLRGLGLPDDAPQVNPNGGAISLGHPLGMSGSRLVISAMNELHRKQGRYGLCTMCIGVGQGIAMIIERV